In Pseudobdellovibrio exovorus JSS, the genomic stretch ACCATTTGCAGAGCCGCAGTGCCTGTGTCGAATTTTTGTAACAACACAAGAGACAGCGCGAACTCAACTAAGGCTAAACCTAGAGCCAAGTGGCGAACCGTGCTTTTTTGCGGCCAAATCATTACTAGGGCCGCGAACAGTACTGGTAAAAATATTAAAAGCGACAATATCATAACAACCTCATTAACCCATCAACATATAAGATAAAGCGATGACAACACCGATAACGACATACATCGCGTATGTCTGCATATTGCCGTTTTGTAATGACTTCACAATCGCGCCGCCACCACGAACTAAATCCGTAGCTTTGTACGTTGCTTTATCAATTACGTTTACATCCACGTATTGCCACAAGTTGCGGCTCGCATTTACTAGCGGATTGATGATCCCACCGAAGTAAGCTTCATCTACGTAGTATTTGTTATTCACAACATTGTAAACCGGAGCAATCGCTGTTGCGACTTTATCTGCTGCACCTGTTTTACGTGTGTACATGATAAAGGCCACTAAAGCGGAAACAGAAGCCAAGGTCACTGACACGCCCATCAAGATCCACTCTTCAGTTGCTGAGTGCACGATGCCCTCTGCTTCAGGAAGAGTTTTGATTAACGGAGACAACCACTCAGCCCAGAAGTTCGGAAGGTGTCCTAAGTAGTGTCCAATAACGTGAGGAATACCGATCCATCCACCAATCACGGATAATAGACCTAAAACCATCAGTGGAATTGTCATCACCAATGGGCTTTCATGAGGATGAACGCTTTTGTCCACACGAGATTTTCCCCAGAACGTCAACGCCATCAAACGAGTCATATAGAACGCTGTTAACGTCGCACCAATGGCTCCAGCTAACCACAATAGAATGTGTCCGCGCGGAGACGAAAAGGCATAATATAAAATTTCATCTTTCGAGAAAAACCCTGCAAATGGCGGCATCCCGATAATCGCCAACCATCCTAAGAAGAATGTGAAGTGTGTGATCGGCATGTACTTACGCAAACCACCCATTTTACGGATGTCTTGCTCTTCGTGCATAGCATGGATAACAGAGCCAGAACCCAAGAACATCAACGCTTTAAAGAAAGCGTGAGTCATCAAGTGGAACATCCCCGCACCGAAAGCTCCTACGCCCACAGCTAAGAACATGTAGCCCAGTTGAGATACTGTTGAATAAGCCAAAACTTTTTTGATATCGGTTTGAGTTAAACCTATTGTTGCCGCCATAACCGCAGTTGCCGCACCGACAATCGCAATCACCATCATCGTGTTCGGAGCCGCAACAAAAAGCGGATTCAAACGCACGATCATGTAAACACCAGCTGTTACCATCGTCGCCGCATGGATCAACGCTGAAACCGGAGTCGGACCTGCCATCGCATCTGGTAACCAAACATAAAGTGGAATCTGTGCCGATTTACCAGTCGCTCCGATAAACAACATCAACG encodes the following:
- the nuoL gene encoding NADH-quinone oxidoreductase subunit L produces the protein MSHEILIAVLLLSPLVGFILNGVRFRSTNYLLAGSIATGAVVISFACAIALFTQLLGLQPDQRKLAVTFFEWMAVDKFKINMGFVVDQISSIMILIITGVGSLIHLFSIGYMHHDKGVTKYFAYLNLFLFNMLILVLGDSLLTMFVGWEGVGLCSYLLIGFWFNDSAKAAAGMKAFITNRVGDAAFIIGMFILFTTFGTLNLYELNALAPTTMEASWLGMVTLGTLMLFIGATGKSAQIPLYVWLPDAMAGPTPVSALIHAATMVTAGVYMIVRLNPLFVAAPNTMMVIAIVGAATAVMAATIGLTQTDIKKVLAYSTVSQLGYMFLAVGVGAFGAGMFHLMTHAFFKALMFLGSGSVIHAMHEEQDIRKMGGLRKYMPITHFTFFLGWLAIIGMPPFAGFFSKDEILYYAFSSPRGHILLWLAGAIGATLTAFYMTRLMALTFWGKSRVDKSVHPHESPLVMTIPLMVLGLLSVIGGWIGIPHVIGHYLGHLPNFWAEWLSPLIKTLPEAEGIVHSATEEWILMGVSVTLASVSALVAFIMYTRKTGAADKVATAIAPVYNVVNNKYYVDEAYFGGIINPLVNASRNLWQYVDVNVIDKATYKATDLVRGGGAIVKSLQNGNMQTYAMYVVIGVVIALSYMLMG